The region GTTGTATTCTGACAACCGCGCAGCCTCGGCCGCAGCCTCTTCGGCGGCTATCCGGTCTTTCTCGGCTTGCCATAAAGCCACATAAGGGGCCACCTCCTCATCGTAAGCCGCAGGGTCTGCAGCAGAAAGCGTCTGATTGTAATCGTCCTCAAACTCAAGGTGCCCCTGTTGCCCATCCCACTGCAGAGCATGCAGGTTGGACGGGGCCGAAAAATCAAAGGTAAGTCCCTGACCGTCAACAAGAATCAGCTTGTCCGCAGGGACGACGGTAACTCTGGGCATAGAGCCTCCTTACAGTTTTATAATATAGGCCAACGCATAGTATGGCGGCAGGCTGGAGCTGCTGGCAGAACCTATTAAAATGGTGTGGGTGTGCGATGCATTGCCACCAGCCCGGTCAGAAACGCTCTGTGTTAAATCAGCATAGTGAGTGCCATTCGTATCGGCATTTACCAGAGCAGTGTAAGGTCTATAATAGGTATGGTTATGCGACGCCAGCTGTGCAACAGTAAGAGTAGTTTCATCGCTTGTACCGGAAACAGTATGATTATGTGTAAGCGCACCACCAGTGGAACCGGTTGTATATGTATCGTTTGCACCCAGAATCATACGCCCACGGAGGTCGGGAACAGTGCCCCCTGACCCATCAGTGCCGCCATCACACAATACCCAGTTAGTATTGGGGGTTGTGCTATTTCGTGGTATGGGATAGCGGTTATTTGTTCCGCCAAAGGAACCGGAAAAGGTCAGGATAGACCCAGCAAGAA is a window of Desulfovibrio legallii DNA encoding:
- a CDS encoding tail fiber assembly protein; the encoded protein is MPRVTVVPADKLILVDGQGLTFDFSAPSNLHALQWDGQQGHLEFEDDYNQTLSAADPAAYDEEVAPYVALWQAEKDRIAAEEAAAEAARLSEYNSSEACFSRLRAARDTKLTATDKYLLPDYPISADDLTAVQTYRQALRDLPEQEGAPWDGGGELTPWPEVPAVAAE